The following nucleotide sequence is from Apium graveolens cultivar Ventura chromosome 4, ASM990537v1, whole genome shotgun sequence.
AGTGGTCAGTCAGGCACAACAAAAATGATAAAGGAAACAGTATCGTACACAAAACAAAACAGCATCACACACAAAACAGAGAGCAGCATAGCATGATGCATTGAAATCTTTCAGATATCTTAATAATCAATATACAGGGAATTCCATAAACTCAGATCATAAGGTAAGAGATAGTGAGCATCTGAAAAAATGAGCAAGTCCAACAGTATCCTAGTAAATGCCtcataaatataataaaatattgtGTCCTAGTGATTTAAGACAAATTTGTTGTACATCAACTCCAATAATATGCCTTATATTTGTGCCTTATTATTGAAGtaataatatatttgaattataatgAGGAGAGAAAGTAAATAATGGGAGGAGAGGGATGTGTAAAAAAGGGAGGGGAATAATATTTTAATTGCAATAAATGAGATAGGGCATGCTTAGTGGTGCCTTAAAAATGAGGCACATGAATGAATGTCCTAGTGTTTTAAGGCACCGCTAGGACATTGTTGGAGCACTCTTTTATCCAAAGTGCCTCAAATTTTAGTTTAGGACAAGTTTTTAGGGCACTCTTGGACTTGCTGAGAATGTGTGAGAAGGGGGGGGGGTGTAATCAATAGGCATCACATGAAAATTAGTGTTTAAAAATTATAAGAGCAATGAAATTGTGATTCCAAATCAAGTAACGGaattctgaaatttttaaaaaaaaatcaagcAAGATAAACAGTTCATATGCAAAACAAATCCAAATAAATCACGACGTTTCAATGTAAACACTCACGAATTAGAAGTGTGACATCAAAATATCAGAGATCAACACCCTCGTCAAGTCCTTTCGAGCTGATCATCACATTTGAATCTATTTGTTTGTCAAATTTCTTTTTCCTCCGAGCTTCAAAGTCTTGGAACCCTTCCATCTGAGAGCAATTTGGTAAAATTTAGTTTAAAAAAATATGTGAAATTGTGATATGTGTCGCATGAAAGATGCAACTATCAACGCTCAAAGTAATTACGATTTACCTGCTGGAATTGTTCCATAGAAATAGGATTATTATGAAGGGAGATATTCTGAAGACTTCTGCATTCTTTCAATAAATTAGTAGGAATCTGCAAGATAAAGAATATGTAACATGTCAATATGTGGCACAAGGAACCTCCTGCTTCTATGCATACTTATAATCTTATCTCAAAAATTCATGCCAGAGATGTAGAATCTCATGTTATCGTTGGAAGGATGTTGCACAGTTTCAAAAACCAAactataattttaaatttaagcactttttttttgctaaataaattTAAGCACTTTAACAACGCTAACGATACAACAGACCCCGACAAATATATTACACCTAGAAGGAAGCTATTATGCTATAGACATGAATATTTGCAATAAACTCTACATGTTGTGATTTAAAATATTGTTATTAGATAGAGAGAAACAACGAAATAAATTCTCATATGCAATCTGGAACAAGACACCTTTAAAAAACTAGAGATGGATCAAACCCCCTAGAAggaaaaaaaaatgaaaagaatgCACCCACGCATAAACATGAGGCGGGCTCTCATATTCACTAACAAATATTTAGCACTGAAACTACAAAGAATTGTAAAACATATAAAACAATCATCCATAACAGAGCAACCTCCCTATATTGCTAAATCCCTCTAAAAAGTGTATAATATCTGACATAAAAGTGGACACTGTTTGGCTAATGACGAACCGCCATTTCCTAAAGCTTTATAGTTGTAAAATTCATAACCTTTATTGCATTAGCAATTAGTAGTGCTCAGTGCTTGTAATTATTAGCAATGTGTATCAATGATAAGTAAATTCAGAGAATCTCTATGGAATTTATTGGAATACAATAGATAATAATGCTTGTGCGCGCGTCTTTTATGAACAAGTATTTATCAAGACCAATGAAACAAAGCAGAAAACTTATTTAATCATGAAAGAAGCGAAGTCTAATTCAATTGAAATAGTAAACAAACACCTTTTGCACGCTATTACTGTTCAAGCATAGTGACTTCAAGTGAATCAGATTACAAACTGAAGCAGGAATTTCGTCAATTTGATTTTCTGTAAAAATTAAAATAGGAAAAGGCTTAGTTAAACTGGGAAAAGGAGaattaatcaaataaaacattGCAAATACATGACAAGTTTAAGTACTCATCAAAATTCATAACATGGAGATATTTGTTTGAATAAATTAATTGCAATATCAAGGCAATAcctaaaaaaataaattaaacatTAGGTAGAACTAATATTGTCAGTTCTCGAGTATAGCTTTGCATTGATAAGTAAAAATAAACTAATAACTGTGCTCAATTTAACTGCGACCTACTTCAGGGTCAAGTTTAAAAATGCAAGACCAAAAAAAATTAATAGTTACTTGAAATTCTATATAATGATAGAAAAACAACCACCACTTGGTTCTGACACTAAACCAACCAAGAAGGTAGTGTAACATTATTGCAATTTTCGCTTCGTTATCTAGAAGTCTTAATTTAGCATAATGGTGATTTAACATGATATTAAAACGTGAAGCTTGGTGAGATTTGACTCAAATTGATTCCAAGTTATGTTGTTGGAATAATCACCATGTCTTAGACTTTATGTTCATAATCTAACCTGCTGTCTCTCTATCGTAAAAGCTAGAGTTTCTTGtaaattatttattataatattgTTTTGTGGATACTGCATACTAGTATATAACAGCGGTTGTCAAAAGACATTGCAAATAACAAGACCGATATTTTGAAGAATAATGAAGAAGACAAATTAAAGTTACCATTTGCTTGTAGTTCTTCCATAGAAAAGCAACTCCCGACTGATTCCGGAAGAGACTTCAACTTATTATTGGACACATTTAGCAGAATCAACTGCATTATCAATATTTATTTAAGGATTGAAACAAATGAAGTACACAGTGTATATTATTGAAGATTAACAGTATCTGTAAAAAGTTTTTGGTAGAAAACATATGAGCACTTCATAAAGTCAGCCAAAATAGTTTTTCTAATTGCCAGGCCATGATAACGATTAACATCACAGATAGATTTAGTGGTACGCCATTTACAAATTGCTCACATTGCGCAAACTTCCTAAAGTTTCAGGCAAGCTCGTCAATAAATTTCCAGAGATAGATAGTTGTTCAAGTCTCACCAACTGGCCCACTGGAATGCATAATAGTTTGTATCAGTTATTTATAAGGTATCAACTTGAACGATGGGAAAATAACTAGATAAGTAGATGAATGATAAAATATTAGACTCCAACTCTCGTAGATGTAATAAAAAAGATAGGTTGGAACACTTAAGAATATAGCACACAATAAGGCATTGTCCTACAAGAGTTTAAGAAAATTACATTCATCAGGCAGAGTAGTGAGGCGATTTCCATCCATTGTCATAACTTTTAAAGACTGGAGCTTTCCCAAGTTCATGGGGAGGCGCTCTATAATGTTATCAGCTAAAATCTGAAATGCATGAAATTTGTTAATTAGATGTCTAGATCTTTGATGTCTTGACTCTTGAGTCTTGACCATATAGTCATGGATTATAAGCTTGTCTTTTTCTTTTTCTGGTGAATAAAGCTTTGATTCTTACCAGTCTTTGCATATTTATCAACTTGTTAATCTCGGTTGGAATTTCAACTGCAGCAGCCCAATAGAATGAGATAGAGAGAGTCAGAACTTGAGAGTGAAAGAAAGAACAGACACTAGATACACATCAGATTAGCAAGGAGAAGATTGCCAAATTAGTCATTAGGATAAAAAGTTATACAAGTAGTAGCAAATAAAGAATGGAAGTGTATGATCGTTTTTTAGCATAAGCTTTATTCGAAGAAAAGCAACAAAAACAACTCCAAAACCAAAAAGCAATGCCTCATCAGAATAGCATTACCTAGCCGATTGTGCGTTAAATCAAGAGTTCTGACAGATTTGTCCAAGTTAAGTACTTCACTAGGAAAAGTCTGTGTACAATCAAAGAGTAAAATCAGCTCATCCTATTTGCAAAAAAATAAAACCCAAAAACATAAAGATCAAAACTTTACAATCAGCACAGTAAGAAATCATTAATACTGAAAGTACAAAGGAATTACAGTGATACCCAGTAAAAGTAAAGATCAAAACTTTATAATCCTACGTATAAACAAAGTGAGGGGAAATGAGTAGTTCGTGTCAAAAACACAAATCCAGATGAAAAATGAGAAtcaaaatttaatatttattgtCAAAAAGTTAACTTCATTAGTTTATGATCAGAGAGAATTATGAAGATACTTAATCAACgtgggagagagagggagagagagggggagggagagggagagagggagagagggagagagaggggggggagagagagagagagagagagaccttCAATTTGGAGTCACGTAGAGCAACAATGCCAGTTGATCGCCAACGAGCAAGACGAGAAGCAGAAGAATCCCCATTTTTGCTATTATAACACCCCATCCCACCCTTTATTCCGATGATGATGAATACACAGAGACAATAATAATTATTGTATAATCACTACCAGGGTGTTGTACAGTGAATTGGACAAACAATATAAAACCCAGCCAGAAATTAACAATGTGCTGTTGATTTTTGGCTGGGTTTTCAATTTATATTTTCATCGGCGACTTTTAAACCAGAATATACCCAAATACTATAAGGTCAGCTGGCTGAGGTGACGTTAAGACCGTGTTGACTGTTGACCAATATATAATGTGTTGCATCAcatttgtattttttttttatttttttagaattactactctattaattttattattataacttctttttttttataattattacaATTTCATCTTTAATATTAATTACTACTAAAATTTACTATACATAATGTGATAATTTattattatcagactttacaaatCCGGTGTCTTGATTCTGATTCAATCTCAAACACATGCAAGTCTAATGATATAAAAAACAACAAGTTTAGTGATTCCAGTTTGGCATAAAAATAAAAAACACTTTAAGGAAAACATATTTTTTATGTTGGTTGGGCAGTTGGTGTGCATTTGAAACCAAATGAGACGTATTCACAATACTCTTCCCACTCCATTCTTTATAAATGCAGTTCTCATCTTAAGCATCTAGCATGAGCTTCAAAGGCAATAAACATCTCAAAACTGAAAGCTTACAAATGCAGACTGAGTTTTAGAAACAAAACATTtgtaaaattcaaaaaaaaatactAATATAAAAATGTTGCAATATGACAAAATATGGCAGACCGAGCTTGCAAATGTAGTTCAAAAGCAACACTGAGTACTAAATGTTATCTAAAACAAGGTCATTTGTCCCTTTCAAGCTGCAACAACAACAATCCTTCCAGCAACTTGATCAAGGTCGCGTTGTCCACTGGATGTGATTTTTCTCCCACTGGTGCACAAAAACAATATTAAGCAAACATAACATAACCAAATTCAAGGGTGCTGGAAGTAGAGGTGGCAAAATATGGATATGGATGGTTTTGGATGATTAAATATGGACGTGGATTGGTTTTTGATCCAAATCCATATTCAGTCTATTTTTAATTGAAAATAGTTTTGGACGGGTTTGGATCATTGTGGTTATGGATCCaaatatggatatatatatatatatataaatatttttaccAAAGTGTGCCAAAACTCAACTGTATTGTGTTCCAGATGTGTGGGCTGTGTGTTGTGGCTTAGGCCAATAATACTGGGGTAAGTGAGAAATTTGATGCAGTGACCGTACAAATTAAACCAAATGGTCCCAGTGATTTCTACGATTTAAAATATGTACCATATCTAAAATATACAAGTAATTATTTTACGTGTTATAAAAAACTAAAAGAAAgtatatattataaattaaataaatataattttacaaATAAACTTAGATTATATAATATTCAAAATTAGTAAAATGTAAGTATAATTAACAATACGTGTTCCTCCTAATAGGCTAATAATAAATAAGAAAGCAATTCAGAATTTGAAATGGTAAATTAAACTTTTTCATTTACAAGTATAAATTCATAACATGTACTataaatctatactatactattataagcgaaacatggtttcgtttggtcggtttGTTAACACCTTCCTAAAATGGTTGTTAACACTTTCCAGAACAAAGTTaaagtaaatatattttattgaaaaaaattaaatcatgtatttGATATAATTACAAACTCTTTAAATGATAATTTTACTTGATTTCTAATCGCACTCAACTTCTTTTTCACCTTTTTCGTAGGGAACCAAAcactttcaaaattaattttaataattcaaatttaaaaaCAACAATTTATTAACAAATCAAGataattcaaatttaaaaataacaatttaGTAACAAATCCagaacaaattaaaaaaaaatctttatCACATCATCCGCATACACCAAATCAACCGCATATACTGCTCCGATAAGCGCCCACGGCCGGAGGACTTTTTATTACTTTAActatttaaaatttgaatttgtcAATAACACGATATATAAATTATTAACTTTGTCATGAATTTCAAAAAAACATATTTATTATCTgctataattttattttatataataaaaaataataaaattataaatattataattagtccgtgcatcgcacgagttaTAGGCCAGTATACATAAATAGACAAACACCTATAAGCTGATTTGAAGAACTGCGGATGACTAATACGAGACAGAATGGATGCTCAgcctcatatatatatatattccagTTGAGGTGTGTCTCAGACAAATCTAAGAAGGAGACCCAAATATGGATCCAAATATGGTTCTCATTCTTTCGGTCCATATTTGTGGAGGAAATGTGTGATAAAAATCTAACCAAATCCATATTCACAAATGTGATTTTGTTTCAATCCAAATCCAAAAGTTTGGTTTGGTTTGGATGGTTTTCATGGTTTTTTATCCAATTTTCCAGGTCTAGCTGGAAGCAATGTGGATCTTAAACTGAGGTAATTAAGCAACAAAAAAAAACGTGCTCTTCAAAATTGTTCACGTCTGGATTTTGAAAACTCTTCTTTTATCATCAGCCCCACATGCACGACATAGAGAGCTCAAATGACTATGATTCCCAAGTCCTTTAACCTTCAATTGTTTACCGAACCATTTAGACATATAGACTTTTTGACACATGACAAAAGCTTAAGTAGACTTATCATTTAACATAAAAAACATGTCATCACTTCTGGAATGATATATTTAACATGACATGTAACTCATCAGCACTAAGAATGCCAAAATAATTGCAACCTGGCTTTGCAGGATcgaaaaatcaaaaaaataaagcACTCACCCCTTGCTGTCAAAATCAACAATGTTCATTGTTTGCAACTGCTGAAGAATGTGACGGGCAACACCTCCACTGCTCTTGCAAAAATGTGGTGGAGCACTGCCATTCCTCTTGCTCCCTCCATAGATCCTCCTGAAGGCACCGACACCAAGACCTCCCCTCAAATAGATTTTCCTTGCCATTGATGCTGCAGATCAAATCATATAAAATTAGTAAAAATCCATACAGCACAATTTGGTTATAGTCCTAAAAAAGTGAAGAACCAACATACCAGCTCTAATATAGTACCAATCACTGTCATACGGTGCTAGCTCCTTAAAAGTACCCGTCTTTACTATATCAGTCCAATGCGGAAGCTCCATCTGATACACTCCATAGTTAAAAACAGTACTAATGTTTGCAACAAAACTACCGTCTTCATACTTAAAAAAACAAATTACACAAACTTTCCAACCCATTCATAATTTCATACAATAACTGCAGGAATTTACAGTACAACACCAAAAATAGTGTCATTAACATTAACGACATAACCAAACACCGAACAAGTAGGATTCAATATAATCCAAATCCAACTCATTCACCGAAAGCAGCTAGAACTTGAAAAATGTACATGATTTCCTACATATTACTGCATTAATACTAAATCAAGGCCTTTATTCGTAAAACAAAACACAAATATTAAAATCTGGAGCTCGAAACACAATATTCATACTAATAAAATGCAAATCCTTTCTTAATTCATGATGTACATAATTAAAACAGATAACATAAGAAATTAATCTAACTCGAAAATTAACGAAATGAATGGTACCTTTCCGGAGCGTTTGAGATGAGCAGCATAGGCCTTGACGAACTCGTGCGGTGACACATCTTTAACAGTCTTACCAGCAGCCTCCATTGCTTGTGTTTAATCTCACGCTCGTAACTAGATctctgatgatgatgataatgattAGGGTTTGTTTGTTTGGATGATGTGATTTTGGGTTTTATTTGCTCGTTTGTGTAGCCCAATGTCGTTCCTTTTTTAAGCCCTGCCCGATTACATATCATCACCCTGTCTAGGCCCAAACCAATTGCAACAATTATTAATAATAACTAAATAAGTTTTTTCGGGCACGGCCTCGTactaaattattatatatatattttttgtgaGTTGCTTATTTTTATCGGTGAAAATTTTGTGTATAGAAGAATCCATCATTATTAATAAGATAAGTATTGATAAAAAATATCGCCCAAGAATTTATTGTGTGCACAAAGTTCACGACCCCACACCTTAAAAAATTGATTAAATGTATatgctaattatatttatttatccCAAAAAAATAACAAACAATGTCAACAACTCAGTTTTTATTCAGAGATCTCGGTTGATTCAGTTATGATTTATTGAGTTCCCGTTACAAAGCACCCTCAATAAAAATGACAAAGCAAACACTTTTTTCCCCAAATTTAGAATAGATTTCATTAATATTTTCAAGGAGATTTATTCGGGACAAATCCCCAACTAAACATGAAATCAtgttataaatataaataaacgAGTTAAATAATTAGGTTCTTTATTTTCGGATTGCTTACTTAACTACATAAAAATATTCCGAAAATTTATAATTGAAAATAATGGTTTCCCGAGCAATCCAGACCGCATCTCCCCCTGAAAATAGTAGTTTCACAATTGACCCTAATATTAATTGCATGGATAGTGCAATGTTTGatagagtatatatttatatatataacataatTTTAATTCATCATATCTATTATATTTTACATTTAATTATATGTTTTTACATAAATTTAATGTTTTATTGTATGAAGTAAGAAATCATAAATTTAGAAGGATTGGGGAATAAAAAGCTTAATTTGAACTGAAGAAGAAAAAGATATTGTTGCATCTACAGTTTTCATCTTTTTTCTTACTTTTCCACCATGTTTACATACTCTTGTGTATTGTTTCTTTCGAGATGATAACCTAATTATCTCTTTATGCCTTTAATGGATTATTTtgttatatataatttttttttcactGTGTTTTTGTGGTCGCATTAGTTGTTTGTAGTGATTTGTGTTTAATGCTTCTCAAATACTGATCACCCTTGAGATTGATTTCGTAAT
It contains:
- the LOC141717756 gene encoding small ribosomal subunit protein eS19x-like, which codes for MEAAGKTVKDVSPHEFVKAYAAHLKRSGKMELPHWTDIVKTGTFKELAPYDSDWYYIRAASMARKIYLRGGLGVGAFRRIYGGSKRNGSAPPHFCKSSGGVARHILQQLQTMNIVDFDSKGGRKITSSGQRDLDQVAGRIVVVAA
- the LOC141717755 gene encoding plant intracellular Ras-group-related LRR protein 7 codes for the protein MGCYNSKNGDSSASRLARWRSTGIVALRDSKLKTFPSEVLNLDKSVRTLDLTHNRLVEIPTEINKLINMQRLILADNIIERLPMNLGKLQSLKVMTMDGNRLTTLPDELGQLVRLEQLSISGNLLTSLPETLGSLRNLILLNVSNNKLKSLPESVGSCFSMEELQANENQIDEIPASVCNLIHLKSLCLNSNSVQKIPTNLLKECRSLQNISLHNNPISMEQFQQMEGFQDFEARRKKKFDKQIDSNVMISSKGLDEGVDL